A window of Apium graveolens cultivar Ventura chromosome 8, ASM990537v1, whole genome shotgun sequence contains these coding sequences:
- the LOC141677113 gene encoding putative pentatricopeptide repeat-containing protein At3g08820 has protein sequence MTAPTISISSEIKHTLIRGFSSFRHLKHVHTRLLRFGLDQDNYLINMFLKSTFSFSNQSYARLVFNQTHDPNVFLWNTMIQGFVSKNCFDEALQLFVSMRKQSFLPNNFTLPFVLKACSRLSDYKLGLEVHSLVVKCGFDCDVFVKTGMVCLYSRCGFLGDAHKVFEDIFDKNVVCWTAIISGYIGIKKFKEAIDMFRGLLEMNLRPDSYTLVRVLSACTQLGDVDTGVWIHRYVADIGMERNVFVGTSLVDMYAKSGNMEAARGVFDGMLEKDIVSWSAMIQGYASNGLPKEALDIFYAMQKENIKPDCYAMVGVLSACARLGALELGVWASSLIDKNEFLTNPVMGTALIDMYAKCGKLDLAWDIFKGMKEKDRVVWNAIITGLAMNGHVKAAFSLFAQMEKFGIRPDGNTFMALLCGCTHAGLVDEGRNYFYSISDVYSLTPTIEHYGCIVDLLGRAGLLKEAHQLIKNMPMEANAIVWGGLLNGCRLHRDTQLAEEVLKKLVELEPWNSGNYVLLSNIFSANHKWDDAVKIRSTMKERGIQKIPAYSWIEVDGTVHEFLVGDTSHPLSEKIYAKLDDITEELKAAGYIPTTEFVLFDIEEEEKAHLLGCHSEKLALAFGLISTKPNEVIRIVKNLRVCGDCHAAIKLISKITNREIIVRDTNRFHCFTNGSCSCNDYW, from the coding sequence ATGACAGCTCCAACAATTTCAATATCATCCGAAATCAAACACACTTTAATACGAGGTTTCAGTTCTTTCAGACATCTCAAACATGTTCACACCCGTCTCCTCCGTTTTGGTCTTGACCAAGACAACTACCTTATCAACATGTTCTTGAAATCCACTTTCTCATTTTCAAACCAATCTTATGCTCGTCTTGTCTTTAATCAAACCCATGATCCCAATGTCTTTCTTTGGAACACCATGATCCAAGGTTTTGTGTCCAAGAATTGTTTTGATGAGGCTCTTCAGCTCTTCGTTTCGATGCGAAAACAGAGCTTTTTGCCCAACAATTTTACACTGCCTTTTGTTCTTAAGGCGTGTTCGAGGCTTTCGGATTATAAATTGGGATTAGAGGTTCATAGTCTTGTTGTGAAATGTGGGTTTGATTGTGATGTTTTTGTTAAGACTGGGATGGTTTGTTTGTATTCGAGATGTGGGTTTTTAGGGGATGCACATAAGGTGTTTGAGGATATTTTCGATAAAAATGTCGTTTGTTGGACTGCGATAATTAGTGGGTATATTGGTATTAAGAAGTTTAAGGAAGCTATTGATATGTTTAGGGGTTTGTTGGAGATGAATTTGAGGCCGGATAGTTATACGCTTGTAAGGGTCTTATCGGCTTGTACTCAGTTAGGTGATGTTGATACGGGGGTTTGGATTCATCGATATGTGGCTGATATTGGTATGGAAAGGAATGTTTTTGTTGGTACGTCGTTGGTAGATATGTATGCTAAAAGTGGGAATATGGAGGCTGCTCGTGGAGTTTTTGATGGGATGCTGGAGAAGGATATAGTGTCGTGGAGTGCCATGATTCAGGGATATGCGTCGAATGGTCTTCCTAAAGAAGCGTTGGATATTTTTTATGCAATGCAGAAGGAGAATATAAAGCCTGACTGTTATGCAATGGTTGGGGTTCTTTCTGCTTGTGCAAGGTTAGGAGCGCTTGAATTAGGGGTTTGGGCTAGTAGCTTAATtgataaaaatgagtttttgacTAACCCTGTAATGGGTACTGCGCTGATTGACATGTACGCAAAATGTGGGAAACTGGATTTAGCATGGGACATCTTTAAGGGGATGAAGGAGAAAGATCGTGTTGTTTGGAATGCTATAATAACCGGGCTTGCAATGAATGGTCATGTTAAAGCTGCATTCAGTCTCTTTGCACAGATGGAGAAATTTGGAATACGCCCTGATGGGAACACTTTTATGGCCCTGCTTTGTGGGTGTACTCATGCTGGTCTTGTTGACGAGGGACGCAATTACTTTTACAGCATTAGTGATGTTTATTCTCTGACTCCTACAATTGAGCATTATGGGTGCATAGTTGATCTTTTAGGCCGGGCTGGTTTGTTGAAGGAAGCCCATCAGTTGATCAAGAATATGCCAATGGAAGCAAATGCCATAGTTTGGGGAGGCTTGTTGAACGGATGCAGGCTACACCGGGACACCCAGTTGGCTGAAGAGGTTCTAAAGAAGCTAGTTGAGTTGGAACCTTGGAACTCTGGAAATTATGTTCTCTTGTCCAACATTTTCTCAGCTAATCATAAATGGGATGATGCGGTAAAGATTAGATCAACTATGAAAGAGAGAGGTATCCAAAAAATACCAGCATATAGCTGGATTGAAGTTGATGGAACCGTTCACGAGTTTCTTGTGGGAGATACGTCTCATCCCTTGTCAGAGAAGATCTATGCTAAACTTGATGATATAACCGAGGAATTAAAAGCAGCTGGTTACATTCCAACAACAGAGTTTGTGCTCTTTGATATTGAAGAGGAGGAGAAAGCACATTTACTTGGTTGTCATAGTGAAAAGTTGGCCCTTGCATTTGGGTTGATCAGTACTAAACCTAATGAGGTGATTCGAATAGTGAAAAATCTTCGAGTATGTGGTGATTGTCATGCTGCCATCAAGCTCATCTCAAAAATTACCAATAGGGAGATAATTGTCAGGGATACTAACCGTTTCCATTGTTTCACTAATGGTTCATGTTCATGCAACGATTATTGGTGA
- the LOC141677114 gene encoding putative WRKY transcription factor 33 isoform X2, producing MDSSSSFGGNMNTTNSDTAQPDFSFSAQFMNSSFSDLLGQPESNDFGSNWGFEHQNSKPKSTFHSSSLPFSPTTLSPSSFLSFLDSPIQASTSNGNGNYSNVSFPTQARNSMEESMKRQQNEWNMKNSTEEYDFSSITGSVKPELGVVERYSPELSIVQTNPQNNSASRPSNQTYYTQSSQPGRDQRKLDDGYNWRKYGQKQVKGTENPRSYFKCTVPNCPTKKKVETTLDGHITEIVYKGNHSHPKPQSSKLSRSYQKPSGSNSDILAQQLDNGYVEHLTTPENSSTSFGEDDIEQGSQSKSGEDNANEPEAKRWKGDYENEASSALGSRTVREPRIVVQTTSDIDILDDGFRWRKYGQKVVKGNPNPRSYYKCTYVGCPVRKHVERASHDLRAVITTYEGKHNHDVPAPRGSGSYHVSRPSSDATTANAPTVVRPTTNYTNILENTRAPMTNGQAPFTLEMLQGQGTYGLSRFVNSTNSYTNRAQQTNGQFAAAKEEPDNDTFFNSFLG from the exons ATGgattcttcttcttcatttgGAGGGAACATGAACACTACAAACTCTGATACTGCACAACCAGACTTTTCATTTTCAGCCCAGTTCATGAACTCTTCATTCAGTGATCTTCTTGGTCAACCAGAGAGTAATGATTTTGGTAGTAACTGGGGCTTTGAACATCAAAACTCCAAGCCCAAGTCCACTTTTCATAGTTCTTCACTACCCTTTTCTCCAACTACTCTTTCTCCTTCATCTTTTCTCTCTTTCCTGGACTCTCCAATCCAAGCTTCCACTTCTAAT GGTAATGGAAACTATTCAAATGTCTCTTTCCCAACTCAAGCAAGAAACTCAATG GAAGAATCAATGAAAAGGCAACAGAATGAATGGAATATGAAAAATTCAACTGAAGAATATGATTTTTCATCGATTACAGGAAGTGTGAAACCAGAACTAGGAGTAGTTGAGAGATATTCACCAGAATTGTCTATAGTCCAGACTAATCCGCAGAATAATTCTGCATCGCGACCTTCTAATCAAACTTACTATACTCAATCGTCTCAGCCTGGTAGAGATCAAAGAAAATTAGACGATGGATATAACTGGCGAAAGTATGGACAAAAGCAAGtgaaaggaactgaaaatcctCGTAGCTATTTCAAGTGTACAGTTCCAAATTGTCCTACGAAGAAAAAGGTTGAAACGACTCTGGATGGACACATAACTGAAATTGTATATAAGGGCAATCACAGCCACCCGAAACCTCAGTCTTCAAAGCTTTCAAGATCTTACCAGAAACCTTCTGGCAGCAACTCGGATATTTTAGCCCAACAACTTGACAATGGCTATGTAGAGCATCTTACAACCCCGGAAAATTCTTCAACTTCGTTTGGTGAGGATGACATTGAACAAGGATCGCAAAGTAAATCAGGAGAGGATAATGCTAATGAGCCTGAAGCTAAGAGATG GAAGGGTGATTATGAAAACGAGGCAAGTTCAGCTCTTGGCAGTCGGACTGTTCGAGAACCAAGAATTGTTGTTCAAACCACAAGTGACATAGATATACTTGATGATGGCTTTAGGTGGAGGAAATATGGACAGAAAGTAGTTAAAGGCAATCCAAATCCGAG AAGCTACTACAAATGCACATATGTGGGATGTCCGGTAAGAAAGCATGTTGAACGTGCATCTCATGATCTGAGAGCAGTGATCACTACTTACGAAGGGAAGCACAACCATGATGTCCCTGCACCACGAGGCAGTGGCAGTTACCATGTAAGTAGACCTTCATCTGATGCCACTACAGCCAATGCTCCCACGGTTGTGAGGCCAACAACGAACTACACTAATATTCTTGAGAATACAAGGGCACCAATGACTAATGGTCAAGCACCATTCACCTTGGAGATGTTGCAAGGTCAGGGAACTTATGGCTTATCAAGGTTTGTAAATTCTACAAATTCCTACACTAACCGAGCACAACAGACAAACGGGCAATTTGCTGCAGCCAAGGAAGAACCTGATAATGATACCTTTTTCAACTCTTTTTTGGGCTAA
- the LOC141677114 gene encoding putative WRKY transcription factor 33 isoform X1, with protein MDSSSSFGGNMNTTNSDTAQPDFSFSAQFMNSSFSDLLGQPESNDFGSNWGFEHQNSKPKSTFHSSSLPFSPTTLSPSSFLSFLDSPIQASTSNFMSSSTNVKFDGQVLMQGNGNYSNVSFPTQARNSMEESMKRQQNEWNMKNSTEEYDFSSITGSVKPELGVVERYSPELSIVQTNPQNNSASRPSNQTYYTQSSQPGRDQRKLDDGYNWRKYGQKQVKGTENPRSYFKCTVPNCPTKKKVETTLDGHITEIVYKGNHSHPKPQSSKLSRSYQKPSGSNSDILAQQLDNGYVEHLTTPENSSTSFGEDDIEQGSQSKSGEDNANEPEAKRWKGDYENEASSALGSRTVREPRIVVQTTSDIDILDDGFRWRKYGQKVVKGNPNPRSYYKCTYVGCPVRKHVERASHDLRAVITTYEGKHNHDVPAPRGSGSYHVSRPSSDATTANAPTVVRPTTNYTNILENTRAPMTNGQAPFTLEMLQGQGTYGLSRFVNSTNSYTNRAQQTNGQFAAAKEEPDNDTFFNSFLG; from the exons ATGgattcttcttcttcatttgGAGGGAACATGAACACTACAAACTCTGATACTGCACAACCAGACTTTTCATTTTCAGCCCAGTTCATGAACTCTTCATTCAGTGATCTTCTTGGTCAACCAGAGAGTAATGATTTTGGTAGTAACTGGGGCTTTGAACATCAAAACTCCAAGCCCAAGTCCACTTTTCATAGTTCTTCACTACCCTTTTCTCCAACTACTCTTTCTCCTTCATCTTTTCTCTCTTTCCTGGACTCTCCAATCCAAGCTTCCACTTCTAAT TTCATGTCCTCTTCAACAAATGTGAAGTTTGATGGACAAGTTTTGATGCAGGGTAATGGAAACTATTCAAATGTCTCTTTCCCAACTCAAGCAAGAAACTCAATG GAAGAATCAATGAAAAGGCAACAGAATGAATGGAATATGAAAAATTCAACTGAAGAATATGATTTTTCATCGATTACAGGAAGTGTGAAACCAGAACTAGGAGTAGTTGAGAGATATTCACCAGAATTGTCTATAGTCCAGACTAATCCGCAGAATAATTCTGCATCGCGACCTTCTAATCAAACTTACTATACTCAATCGTCTCAGCCTGGTAGAGATCAAAGAAAATTAGACGATGGATATAACTGGCGAAAGTATGGACAAAAGCAAGtgaaaggaactgaaaatcctCGTAGCTATTTCAAGTGTACAGTTCCAAATTGTCCTACGAAGAAAAAGGTTGAAACGACTCTGGATGGACACATAACTGAAATTGTATATAAGGGCAATCACAGCCACCCGAAACCTCAGTCTTCAAAGCTTTCAAGATCTTACCAGAAACCTTCTGGCAGCAACTCGGATATTTTAGCCCAACAACTTGACAATGGCTATGTAGAGCATCTTACAACCCCGGAAAATTCTTCAACTTCGTTTGGTGAGGATGACATTGAACAAGGATCGCAAAGTAAATCAGGAGAGGATAATGCTAATGAGCCTGAAGCTAAGAGATG GAAGGGTGATTATGAAAACGAGGCAAGTTCAGCTCTTGGCAGTCGGACTGTTCGAGAACCAAGAATTGTTGTTCAAACCACAAGTGACATAGATATACTTGATGATGGCTTTAGGTGGAGGAAATATGGACAGAAAGTAGTTAAAGGCAATCCAAATCCGAG AAGCTACTACAAATGCACATATGTGGGATGTCCGGTAAGAAAGCATGTTGAACGTGCATCTCATGATCTGAGAGCAGTGATCACTACTTACGAAGGGAAGCACAACCATGATGTCCCTGCACCACGAGGCAGTGGCAGTTACCATGTAAGTAGACCTTCATCTGATGCCACTACAGCCAATGCTCCCACGGTTGTGAGGCCAACAACGAACTACACTAATATTCTTGAGAATACAAGGGCACCAATGACTAATGGTCAAGCACCATTCACCTTGGAGATGTTGCAAGGTCAGGGAACTTATGGCTTATCAAGGTTTGTAAATTCTACAAATTCCTACACTAACCGAGCACAACAGACAAACGGGCAATTTGCTGCAGCCAAGGAAGAACCTGATAATGATACCTTTTTCAACTCTTTTTTGGGCTAA
- the LOC141677114 gene encoding putative WRKY transcription factor 33 isoform X4 encodes MDSSSSFGGNMNTTNSDTAQPDFSFSAQFMNSSFSDLLGQPESNDFGSNWGFEHQNSKPKSTFHSSSLPFSPTTLSPSSFLSFLDSPIQASTSNGNGNYSNVSFPTQARNSMPGRDQRKLDDGYNWRKYGQKQVKGTENPRSYFKCTVPNCPTKKKVETTLDGHITEIVYKGNHSHPKPQSSKLSRSYQKPSGSNSDILAQQLDNGYVEHLTTPENSSTSFGEDDIEQGSQSKSGEDNANEPEAKRWKGDYENEASSALGSRTVREPRIVVQTTSDIDILDDGFRWRKYGQKVVKGNPNPRSYYKCTYVGCPVRKHVERASHDLRAVITTYEGKHNHDVPAPRGSGSYHVSRPSSDATTANAPTVVRPTTNYTNILENTRAPMTNGQAPFTLEMLQGQGTYGLSRFVNSTNSYTNRAQQTNGQFAAAKEEPDNDTFFNSFLG; translated from the exons ATGgattcttcttcttcatttgGAGGGAACATGAACACTACAAACTCTGATACTGCACAACCAGACTTTTCATTTTCAGCCCAGTTCATGAACTCTTCATTCAGTGATCTTCTTGGTCAACCAGAGAGTAATGATTTTGGTAGTAACTGGGGCTTTGAACATCAAAACTCCAAGCCCAAGTCCACTTTTCATAGTTCTTCACTACCCTTTTCTCCAACTACTCTTTCTCCTTCATCTTTTCTCTCTTTCCTGGACTCTCCAATCCAAGCTTCCACTTCTAAT GGTAATGGAAACTATTCAAATGTCTCTTTCCCAACTCAAGCAAGAAACTCAATG CCTGGTAGAGATCAAAGAAAATTAGACGATGGATATAACTGGCGAAAGTATGGACAAAAGCAAGtgaaaggaactgaaaatcctCGTAGCTATTTCAAGTGTACAGTTCCAAATTGTCCTACGAAGAAAAAGGTTGAAACGACTCTGGATGGACACATAACTGAAATTGTATATAAGGGCAATCACAGCCACCCGAAACCTCAGTCTTCAAAGCTTTCAAGATCTTACCAGAAACCTTCTGGCAGCAACTCGGATATTTTAGCCCAACAACTTGACAATGGCTATGTAGAGCATCTTACAACCCCGGAAAATTCTTCAACTTCGTTTGGTGAGGATGACATTGAACAAGGATCGCAAAGTAAATCAGGAGAGGATAATGCTAATGAGCCTGAAGCTAAGAGATG GAAGGGTGATTATGAAAACGAGGCAAGTTCAGCTCTTGGCAGTCGGACTGTTCGAGAACCAAGAATTGTTGTTCAAACCACAAGTGACATAGATATACTTGATGATGGCTTTAGGTGGAGGAAATATGGACAGAAAGTAGTTAAAGGCAATCCAAATCCGAG AAGCTACTACAAATGCACATATGTGGGATGTCCGGTAAGAAAGCATGTTGAACGTGCATCTCATGATCTGAGAGCAGTGATCACTACTTACGAAGGGAAGCACAACCATGATGTCCCTGCACCACGAGGCAGTGGCAGTTACCATGTAAGTAGACCTTCATCTGATGCCACTACAGCCAATGCTCCCACGGTTGTGAGGCCAACAACGAACTACACTAATATTCTTGAGAATACAAGGGCACCAATGACTAATGGTCAAGCACCATTCACCTTGGAGATGTTGCAAGGTCAGGGAACTTATGGCTTATCAAGGTTTGTAAATTCTACAAATTCCTACACTAACCGAGCACAACAGACAAACGGGCAATTTGCTGCAGCCAAGGAAGAACCTGATAATGATACCTTTTTCAACTCTTTTTTGGGCTAA
- the LOC141677114 gene encoding putative WRKY transcription factor 26 isoform X3, producing MDSSSSFGGNMNTTNSDTAQPDFSFSAQFMNSSFSDLLGQPESNDFGSNWGFEHQNSKPKSTFHSSSLPFSPTTLSPSSFLSFLDSPIQASTSNFMSSSTNVKFDGQVLMQGNGNYSNVSFPTQARNSMPGRDQRKLDDGYNWRKYGQKQVKGTENPRSYFKCTVPNCPTKKKVETTLDGHITEIVYKGNHSHPKPQSSKLSRSYQKPSGSNSDILAQQLDNGYVEHLTTPENSSTSFGEDDIEQGSQSKSGEDNANEPEAKRWKGDYENEASSALGSRTVREPRIVVQTTSDIDILDDGFRWRKYGQKVVKGNPNPRSYYKCTYVGCPVRKHVERASHDLRAVITTYEGKHNHDVPAPRGSGSYHVSRPSSDATTANAPTVVRPTTNYTNILENTRAPMTNGQAPFTLEMLQGQGTYGLSRFVNSTNSYTNRAQQTNGQFAAAKEEPDNDTFFNSFLG from the exons ATGgattcttcttcttcatttgGAGGGAACATGAACACTACAAACTCTGATACTGCACAACCAGACTTTTCATTTTCAGCCCAGTTCATGAACTCTTCATTCAGTGATCTTCTTGGTCAACCAGAGAGTAATGATTTTGGTAGTAACTGGGGCTTTGAACATCAAAACTCCAAGCCCAAGTCCACTTTTCATAGTTCTTCACTACCCTTTTCTCCAACTACTCTTTCTCCTTCATCTTTTCTCTCTTTCCTGGACTCTCCAATCCAAGCTTCCACTTCTAAT TTCATGTCCTCTTCAACAAATGTGAAGTTTGATGGACAAGTTTTGATGCAGGGTAATGGAAACTATTCAAATGTCTCTTTCCCAACTCAAGCAAGAAACTCAATG CCTGGTAGAGATCAAAGAAAATTAGACGATGGATATAACTGGCGAAAGTATGGACAAAAGCAAGtgaaaggaactgaaaatcctCGTAGCTATTTCAAGTGTACAGTTCCAAATTGTCCTACGAAGAAAAAGGTTGAAACGACTCTGGATGGACACATAACTGAAATTGTATATAAGGGCAATCACAGCCACCCGAAACCTCAGTCTTCAAAGCTTTCAAGATCTTACCAGAAACCTTCTGGCAGCAACTCGGATATTTTAGCCCAACAACTTGACAATGGCTATGTAGAGCATCTTACAACCCCGGAAAATTCTTCAACTTCGTTTGGTGAGGATGACATTGAACAAGGATCGCAAAGTAAATCAGGAGAGGATAATGCTAATGAGCCTGAAGCTAAGAGATG GAAGGGTGATTATGAAAACGAGGCAAGTTCAGCTCTTGGCAGTCGGACTGTTCGAGAACCAAGAATTGTTGTTCAAACCACAAGTGACATAGATATACTTGATGATGGCTTTAGGTGGAGGAAATATGGACAGAAAGTAGTTAAAGGCAATCCAAATCCGAG AAGCTACTACAAATGCACATATGTGGGATGTCCGGTAAGAAAGCATGTTGAACGTGCATCTCATGATCTGAGAGCAGTGATCACTACTTACGAAGGGAAGCACAACCATGATGTCCCTGCACCACGAGGCAGTGGCAGTTACCATGTAAGTAGACCTTCATCTGATGCCACTACAGCCAATGCTCCCACGGTTGTGAGGCCAACAACGAACTACACTAATATTCTTGAGAATACAAGGGCACCAATGACTAATGGTCAAGCACCATTCACCTTGGAGATGTTGCAAGGTCAGGGAACTTATGGCTTATCAAGGTTTGTAAATTCTACAAATTCCTACACTAACCGAGCACAACAGACAAACGGGCAATTTGCTGCAGCCAAGGAAGAACCTGATAATGATACCTTTTTCAACTCTTTTTTGGGCTAA
- the LOC141677640 gene encoding CASP-like protein 4B1, giving the protein MANTEEHSSENTETLPPPAPPVEQHQTPSADVEQGQTPTATVVKMTKITKSWKREDLYKNGSLALRAMGLLFSFLALIIMATNKHYGDNFTKYEEYSYLLAIAVISAIYTGGQVYLQVHEILTGVQTFSRKNMVFFNFIGDQIVAYLLISAGSAAAPVTDSDRERENSSFEPRSFTDSAAAAIAMTFLAFFALALSALVSGYKLSNRSYI; this is encoded by the exons ATGGCGAATACTGAAGAACATTCCTCTGAAAACACCGAAACACTGCCTCCACCAGCCCCTCCTGTTGAGCAGCACCAAACACCTAGTGCAGATGTTGAGCAGGGCCAAACACCTACTGCAACGGTTGTTAAGATGACTAAGATTACGAAAAGCTGGAAAAGAGAGGATTTGTATAAAAATGGTTCACTGGCATTGCGCGCAATGGGATTGTTGTTTTCTTTCCTTGCTCTCATTATCATGGCTACTAATAAACATTATGGCGACAACTTTACTAAATATGAAGAGTACAG CTATCTGTTGGCAATAGCAGTTATATCAGCAATTTATACAGGAGGCCAAGTTTATCTACAAGTTCATGAGATTTTGACAGGGGTACAAACGTTTTCGCGCAAGAATATGGTTTTCTTCAACTTCATTGGTGATCag ATTGTTGCATACCTGTTGATTTCAGCAGGATCAGCGGCAGCGCCAGTGACAGACAGTGATAGAGAAAGAGAAAATAGTTCATTTGAACCAAGAAGTTTTACAGATTCCGCGGCAGCAGCCATAGCCATGACATTTTTGGCATTCTTCGCCCTTGCACTGTCTGCCCTTGTTTCTGGATATAAGCTTTCAAACCGTTCTTATATCTAA